The Bernardetia litoralis DSM 6794 genome includes a window with the following:
- a CDS encoding ABC transporter ATP-binding protein — protein sequence MENYAVNDISFSLQKGETLALLGESGSGKTTLLRMIAGLEKASEGSITLQNKLVFNNKESIFIKPEKRNVGLFFQHYALFPHLSVFENIAYGLDSKLYNKSKKKERVAEMLSLVELPNYENRFTHELSGGQQQRIALARALAPKPELLLLDEPFSNLDEQLKGEVRQQIKAILEKTETTTILVTHDLQDALSLADNLAVMRNGKIEQLDSPQKLYKNPCTKYVATLFGEIQQISETEFTRPEWIEIIDNIENQSSSERLEKIKLEDIIFYGNNYQLIGKNKNNQTFKIHTNTYQEFKKNDELYIEVKKSFVLK from the coding sequence ATGGAAAACTATGCTGTCAATGATATTTCATTTTCACTCCAAAAAGGAGAAACTTTAGCTCTTTTAGGAGAAAGTGGAAGTGGAAAAACAACCCTTTTAAGAATGATTGCAGGATTAGAAAAAGCATCAGAAGGAAGTATAACTTTGCAAAACAAATTAGTTTTCAATAATAAAGAATCTATTTTTATAAAACCTGAAAAGCGCAATGTAGGTTTGTTTTTTCAACATTATGCCCTCTTTCCTCATTTGAGTGTTTTTGAAAATATCGCTTATGGATTGGATAGTAAACTATATAATAAATCAAAGAAAAAAGAACGTGTAGCCGAAATGTTGTCTCTTGTAGAACTTCCAAATTATGAAAATAGATTTACTCATGAGCTTTCGGGAGGACAACAACAACGAATTGCTTTAGCTCGTGCGCTTGCTCCAAAACCAGAGCTTTTGCTTTTAGATGAACCTTTTTCAAATCTTGATGAGCAATTGAAAGGGGAAGTTAGGCAGCAAATAAAAGCTATTTTAGAAAAAACAGAAACAACAACAATTTTAGTTACTCATGATTTACAAGATGCACTTTCTTTGGCTGATAATCTTGCTGTTATGAGAAATGGGAAAATTGAACAGTTGGATTCGCCTCAAAAATTATATAAAAATCCTTGTACAAAGTATGTGGCTACACTCTTTGGAGAAATACAACAAATTTCAGAAACAGAGTTTACTCGTCCAGAATGGATTGAAATTATTGACAACATTGAAAATCAATCTTCTTCAGAAAGATTAGAAAAAATAAAATTAGAAGATATTATCTTTTATGGTAATAACTATCAATTAATAGGAAAAAATAAAAATAATCAAACTTTCAAAATTCATACAAATACATATCAAGAATTTAAAAAAAATGATGAATTATATATTGAAGTCAAAAAATCATTTGTATTAAAATAA
- a CDS encoding T9SS type A sorting domain-containing protein, whose amino-acid sequence MKFISSLFFIILFIFISFNISAQCTGCDRIISTNTGFSVASGEKVCLTFNGVFTSNINFSGNGTLCVSTNTTISTSISMNINGNNNIINHGTWNKTFNIQNGTTFLNTGTGTVNMSDLTISNGSSFISDNGNPVNLGNVNNNGILDIAGPVTINGDINTNGSGSFVFGSTTLITGDINNAGNMQFNGDATVEGHFNNDGNGNIIINNSTLTVEGNFSNNGDITALGNCGRIDIAGSSTNNGGGNVGMDGSNVDICDVSGTQTGGFDSGGGNIGPNVTNCSCNPTVLPITLTSFTAKEKDNNSVYIDWKTVFELDNDYFQVERSVSGTDFSVIAQIPSQQNEDESYKERSYFVIDNLIDNQFATFTSKQTFYYRLKQVDTNGEFTYSPVVSVRIDKSNNEQIKLLPLQNEWKVESQNSVKVKVYSSIGILKGIYDLNQNQNTISVSNLAQGMYILHLQDSKTGKVTVFKVIR is encoded by the coding sequence ATGAAATTTATCTCTAGTCTATTTTTTATTATTCTTTTTATCTTTATATCTTTCAATATTTCAGCCCAATGTACAGGCTGTGATAGAATAATTTCAACAAATACTGGTTTTTCAGTTGCTTCAGGTGAAAAAGTTTGTCTTACTTTTAATGGTGTTTTTACAAGTAATATTAATTTTAGTGGAAATGGAACACTTTGTGTTTCTACAAATACAACAATTTCTACTTCAATAAGTATGAATATAAATGGAAATAATAATATTATAAATCATGGTACTTGGAACAAAACTTTTAACATTCAAAATGGTACTACCTTTCTTAATACAGGAACTGGAACAGTAAATATGTCTGATTTAACTATTAGTAATGGAAGTAGTTTTATAAGTGATAATGGTAACCCAGTAAATCTTGGAAATGTAAATAATAATGGAATATTAGATATAGCTGGTCCAGTTACTATAAATGGGGATATAAATACTAATGGAAGTGGTTCTTTTGTATTTGGTTCTACTACACTCATAACTGGTGATATAAATAATGCTGGCAATATGCAATTCAATGGAGATGCAACTGTTGAAGGACATTTTAACAATGATGGAAATGGAAATATTATTATTAATAACTCCACATTAACAGTAGAAGGAAATTTTAGTAATAATGGAGATATAACAGCTTTAGGGAATTGTGGAAGGATTGATATTGCAGGCTCTTCAACAAATAATGGGGGGGGGAATGTCGGAATGGATGGTAGTAATGTAGATATTTGTGATGTTTCAGGAACTCAAACAGGTGGGTTTGATAGTGGAGGAGGAAATATAGGACCAAATGTAACTAATTGCAGTTGTAATCCAACAGTTTTACCTATTACACTTACTTCATTTACAGCTAAAGAAAAAGATAATAATAGTGTTTATATTGATTGGAAAACAGTTTTTGAGTTAGATAATGATTATTTTCAAGTAGAACGCTCTGTTTCAGGGACTGATTTTAGTGTAATAGCTCAAATTCCTTCTCAACAAAATGAAGATGAATCTTATAAAGAAAGAAGTTATTTTGTAATTGATAATTTGATAGATAACCAATTTGCTACTTTTACATCAAAACAAACTTTTTATTATCGTTTAAAACAAGTGGATACAAATGGTGAGTTTACATATTCTCCAGTTGTAAGTGTGCGTATAGACAAATCAAATAATGAACAAATAAAATTACTTCCATTACAAAATGAATGGAAAGTTGAATCTCAAAATTCAGTTAAAGTAAAAGTTTATTCTAGTATAGGTATTTTGAAAGGAATTTATGATTTGAATCAAAATCAAAATACAATTTCAGTTTCTAATTTAGCTCAAGGAATGTATATTTTACATTTGCAAGATAGCAAAACAGGTAAAGTAACTGTTTTTAAAGTAATCAGATAA
- a CDS encoding AAA family ATPase, which translates to MKDNQFTQKSTIINPITNEEPKSIVLFGAESSGKSTLTKELANYYNVFSNPEFSRLYLDTKMKYANYEDTNALTFDDVEPIAIGQICSENSTKELAISHNHSFYFLDTNLLTTYIYSRFIYKNVPFWLEKAIQNQNYSHYLLLKPNTKWEFDKQRASDEGRQFFYKKMKEELEKRNINYSEITELNEKRLQEAIKRIDFLF; encoded by the coding sequence ATGAAAGATAATCAATTTACACAAAAAAGTACAATAATTAATCCTATTACTAACGAAGAACCTAAAAGTATAGTTCTTTTTGGTGCAGAATCTTCTGGAAAATCTACTTTAACAAAAGAATTGGCAAATTATTATAATGTCTTTTCAAACCCTGAGTTTTCTAGGTTATATCTGGATACAAAGATGAAATATGCAAACTATGAGGATACAAATGCACTTACTTTTGATGATGTAGAACCCATTGCAATAGGGCAAATTTGTAGTGAGAATTCTACAAAAGAACTTGCTATTTCTCACAATCATTCTTTTTATTTTTTGGATACAAATTTGCTAACTACTTATATTTATTCAAGATTCATTTATAAAAATGTTCCATTTTGGTTGGAAAAAGCTATTCAAAATCAAAATTACTCTCATTACCTTTTATTAAAACCAAATACAAAATGGGAGTTTGATAAACAAAGAGCAAGCGACGAAGGAAGACAATTTTTTTATAAAAAAATGAAAGAAGAACTAGAAAAACGAAATATAAATTATTCTGAAATCACAGAATTAAATGAAAAACGATTGCAAGAAGCTATTAAAAGGATTGATTTTTTATTTTGA
- a CDS encoding LysM peptidoglycan-binding domain-containing protein gives MQYYFSKSSYKSLNTNLSKSKLIIFSLLITFVLIPSFAWANPVFSPLDTTLVIEKDIYPKVVNRQERLIEGKKYVFATINERKGMVALSGNFLSEMARAAGIEVADFLYWNDMNPTDAIKTGQVYYLQEKGNRAKDIATHVLMNNETLWDVSQKYAMRYKYVLKYNRLDEDDKVKTGRVLWIQTKRPKRIPVEVRDITPIVASFEEETEDETAADPELMAEWEELKKTELAGINNNENDQTESTNQSITTTTKTEDNQTTTASNSEQGSFAEFDNTTSETTGVIITEKAKPKKETNIASNVVKYHTVAEAESLYDISKKYNVVMSKLKEWNNLADYTTYTGQKIIVSQPNSSNEDKVYDGSLVTEKKKTSTSSSDKKVVVKQNGNGEFVTFVDSSGILLPVPQQDFTPIAPTLSDKNYHIVKKDETLYSIARDYNLNPLDVIRWNGFIKGDNIDVGDKIILNSSLALPVGSRDETIKNNSTSSSVNTSTTATSSEFKEPALIDPAISNGVNGNTNQSQTNASTISMEEFIKMGGEAKDFVNLGKEGYGELGELLPEYASNTKSDTTKTKTEETQTKVETYVVQPKDMLGKIAQSHNITTKEMMAWNPKIPANGTIYKGDTLFVSKPKSTITEETEKVATVYPIEYYGAGFHAVQPTQTVYHLSEKYGIPVANIRKWNNLSEDIIDLPVGEKMIINEGVLKMANNNQDTSKKVESQTNEITTKVNYSYHSVEKGETLFSIAQKYNLSTAQVREWNSRQGDLVYEGEKLIIGIK, from the coding sequence ATGCAGTATTATTTTTCAAAAAGCTCTTATAAAAGTTTGAATACAAATTTGAGTAAAAGTAAATTAATCATTTTTTCGTTACTAATTACTTTTGTATTAATTCCCTCTTTTGCTTGGGCAAATCCTGTTTTTTCTCCACTAGACACTACTTTAGTCATTGAAAAAGATATTTATCCAAAAGTAGTCAATAGACAAGAACGCCTCATCGAAGGTAAAAAATATGTTTTTGCTACCATCAATGAACGCAAAGGAATGGTCGCTCTTTCAGGTAATTTTTTGAGCGAAATGGCTCGTGCTGCTGGCATAGAAGTTGCTGATTTTTTGTATTGGAACGACATGAACCCTACTGATGCTATCAAAACAGGACAAGTTTATTATCTTCAAGAAAAAGGAAACCGAGCAAAAGATATTGCTACACATGTATTAATGAATAATGAAACGCTTTGGGATGTTTCTCAAAAATATGCAATGCGCTATAAATATGTCTTAAAGTATAATCGTTTAGATGAAGATGATAAAGTAAAAACAGGACGTGTTTTATGGATTCAGACCAAAAGGCCAAAAAGAATTCCTGTTGAGGTAAGAGATATTACTCCAATTGTAGCAAGTTTTGAAGAAGAAACAGAAGATGAAACAGCAGCTGATCCAGAATTAATGGCAGAATGGGAAGAACTCAAAAAAACAGAATTGGCAGGAATAAATAATAACGAAAACGACCAAACAGAAAGTACAAATCAATCTATCACAACAACTACCAAGACAGAAGATAACCAGACTACCACTGCTTCTAACTCAGAACAAGGTTCATTTGCAGAATTTGACAATACCACTTCTGAAACAACAGGAGTTATTATCACAGAAAAAGCTAAACCAAAAAAAGAAACAAATATTGCTTCTAATGTAGTAAAATATCATACCGTAGCTGAGGCTGAAAGTTTGTATGATATTTCTAAAAAGTATAATGTTGTGATGTCAAAACTGAAAGAATGGAATAATTTAGCTGACTACACCACTTATACAGGACAGAAAATAATTGTCAGTCAGCCAAATAGTAGTAATGAAGATAAAGTTTATGATGGTAGCTTAGTCACAGAGAAGAAAAAAACAAGCACTTCTTCCTCAGATAAAAAAGTAGTTGTAAAACAAAATGGAAATGGTGAGTTTGTTACTTTTGTAGATTCTTCAGGTATTCTTTTACCCGTTCCTCAACAAGATTTTACTCCCATTGCTCCAACTCTTAGCGATAAAAATTATCATATTGTAAAAAAAGATGAAACGCTTTATTCTATTGCAAGAGATTATAATTTGAATCCATTAGATGTAATTCGTTGGAACGGATTTATAAAAGGAGATAATATTGATGTTGGCGACAAAATTATTCTTAACTCTAGTTTGGCTCTTCCAGTAGGTTCTAGAGATGAAACAATCAAAAATAATTCAACTTCTTCTTCTGTAAATACTTCAACAACTGCAACAAGTTCAGAGTTTAAAGAACCTGCTTTGATTGACCCAGCAATTAGTAATGGAGTGAATGGAAATACAAACCAAAGCCAAACAAATGCTTCAACTATATCTATGGAAGAATTTATTAAAATGGGAGGAGAAGCTAAAGATTTTGTTAATTTAGGAAAAGAAGGATATGGTGAACTAGGAGAGCTTCTACCTGAATATGCTTCAAATACAAAAAGTGACACAACCAAAACTAAAACTGAAGAAACTCAAACAAAAGTAGAAACCTATGTAGTCCAACCAAAAGATATGCTTGGCAAGATTGCTCAAAGCCACAACATAACCACCAAAGAAATGATGGCTTGGAATCCAAAAATTCCTGCAAATGGAACAATTTATAAAGGAGATACACTTTTTGTTTCGAAACCTAAAAGTACAATTACAGAAGAAACAGAGAAAGTAGCAACTGTTTATCCAATAGAATATTATGGTGCTGGTTTTCATGCTGTTCAACCAACTCAAACAGTATATCATTTGAGTGAAAAATATGGAATTCCTGTTGCTAATATTAGAAAATGGAATAATTTATCTGAAGATATAATTGACCTTCCAGTAGGTGAAAAAATGATTATCAATGAAGGTGTTTTGAAGATGGCAAATAACAATCAAGATACTTCAAAGAAAGTAGAAAGCCAAACAAATGAGATCACTACAAAAGTAAATTATTCATATCATAGTGTAGAAAAAGGTGAAACACTTTTCTCTATTGCTCAAAAATACAATCTCTCAACTGCACAAGTAAGAGAATGGAATAGTCGTCAAGGCGATTTGGTCTATGAAGGAGAAAAATTAATTATTGGAATAAAATAA
- the lysS gene encoding lysine--tRNA ligase gives MQPILSEQEILRRQKREQLIQLGIEPYPAALYNFTHTTKQIKAFFPEEKPEGEENFDDFKEISLAGRLMTNRIQGSAAFAEIEDSTGRLQVYFRRDDICPDEDKTMYNTVFKKLLDIGDIIGVKGYIFRTNVGEITLRATEFTILTKSLHPLPVVRRVENEDGTVKTYDAFTDSEQRYRQRYVDLIVNPEVRDVFKKRSQLMNVMREFLNDKDYLEVETPILQPIYGGAAARPFKTHHNTLDMTLYLRIANELYLKRLIVGGYDGVYEFSKDFRNEGMSRFHNPEFTQIELYVAYKDYEWMMNLVEEMVEKIALKLHNSTEVQVGENVINFARPWKRYTMYEAIEHFTGVDISEMSEEEMRKAALQLSVPIDETMGRGKLIDEIFGEHCEPKLIQPTFITDYPVEMSPLAKKHRTKEGLVERFEAVCNGKEICNAFSELNDPIDQRKRFEEQLELGKRGDDEAMILDEDFLNALEYGMPPTAGLGIGIDRLSMIMTNQNSIQDVLFFPQMRPKKQPKYATEQDYTDLGIRAELIPIIQKLGFLTIEALKEAIPSKLFNDMCGMRKKMKLKEVKNPTKEEVEGWLKK, from the coding sequence ATGCAACCAATACTTAGCGAACAAGAAATTCTGCGTCGTCAGAAAAGAGAACAACTTATACAATTAGGAATAGAACCTTATCCTGCTGCACTTTATAATTTTACGCATACAACCAAACAGATTAAAGCTTTTTTTCCAGAAGAAAAACCAGAAGGCGAAGAAAATTTTGATGATTTTAAGGAAATTTCTCTTGCAGGTCGTTTGATGACAAATCGTATTCAAGGTTCGGCTGCTTTTGCAGAAATTGAAGATAGCACAGGACGTTTGCAAGTTTATTTTCGTAGAGATGATATTTGTCCTGATGAAGATAAAACGATGTATAATACTGTTTTCAAAAAGCTATTAGATATTGGAGATATTATTGGCGTAAAAGGATATATTTTTCGTACGAATGTAGGCGAAATTACGCTTCGTGCTACTGAATTTACAATTCTTACAAAATCTTTACATCCTCTACCTGTCGTAAGGCGAGTAGAAAATGAGGATGGAACAGTAAAAACTTATGATGCCTTTACAGATTCTGAGCAGCGTTATCGTCAGCGTTATGTAGATTTAATTGTAAATCCTGAGGTAAGAGATGTTTTCAAAAAACGCTCTCAACTTATGAATGTAATGCGTGAGTTTTTGAATGATAAAGATTATTTAGAAGTAGAAACACCAATTTTACAGCCAATTTATGGAGGTGCTGCTGCTCGTCCTTTCAAAACGCATCACAATACATTAGATATGACTCTTTATTTGCGTATTGCAAATGAGCTTTATCTAAAAAGATTGATTGTTGGTGGTTATGATGGTGTTTATGAGTTTTCAAAAGACTTTAGAAATGAAGGAATGAGCCGTTTTCATAATCCAGAATTTACTCAAATTGAACTCTATGTAGCTTACAAAGACTACGAATGGATGATGAATTTGGTAGAAGAAATGGTAGAAAAAATTGCTTTAAAACTTCACAATTCAACAGAAGTACAGGTAGGCGAAAATGTAATTAATTTTGCTCGTCCTTGGAAGCGTTACACAATGTACGAAGCTATTGAGCATTTTACAGGTGTTGATATTTCTGAAATGAGCGAGGAAGAAATGCGTAAAGCTGCATTACAATTAAGTGTTCCGATTGATGAAACAATGGGAAGAGGAAAATTGATTGATGAGATTTTTGGAGAACATTGTGAGCCAAAACTGATTCAGCCTACATTTATTACAGATTATCCTGTTGAGATGTCGCCACTTGCCAAAAAACACAGAACTAAAGAAGGTTTGGTAGAGCGTTTTGAAGCAGTTTGTAATGGAAAAGAAATTTGTAACGCCTTTTCTGAACTGAATGACCCAATCGACCAAAGAAAACGTTTTGAAGAACAGTTAGAACTTGGAAAACGAGGCGATGATGAAGCAATGATTTTGGATGAAGATTTTTTAAATGCATTGGAATACGGAATGCCACCAACGGCAGGTTTAGGAATCGGAATTGACCGTCTTTCTATGATTATGACGAATCAAAATTCTATTCAAGATGTATTATTCTTCCCTCAAATGCGTCCTAAAAAACAACCAAAATACGCAACAGAACAAGATTATACAGATTTAGGAATCCGTGCAGAACTTATTCCAATTATTCAGAAATTAGGTTTCCTTACTATTGAAGCATTGAAAGAAGCAATTCCTTCAAAACTATTTAATGATATGTGTGGAATGCGTAAAAAAATGAAACTCAAAGAAGTAAAAAATCCAACCAAAGAAGAAGTAGAAGGTTGGTTGAAAAAATAG
- a CDS encoding DEAD/DEAH box helicase — translation MSNSIKSQKAILSKLGIEKLNEMQQEAQLAIHSSDEIILLSPTGTGKTLAFLLPIIENLDKNIEEIQALIVVPSRELAIQIEQVMREMGTGFKVNAVYGGRAGSKDRLEIKHRPAVLVGTMGRIADHLRREAFETKFIKTLVLDEFDKSLEIGFEGEMKEILNILPNIDKKILTSATQGVQIPSFVGLKNPLTIDYLEGNTKSSQLKLKLVISPIKDKLETLLELLAHIGNENGIIFCNYKDSIERISNFLSENGISYGTFFGGMEQVERERALIKFRNGTYKILLATDLAARGIDVPELNFIIHYHLPQRNEEFTHRNGRTARMNTKGTAYVLHCEDEYLPDFIDELNLDMEKLTKKQLPNSSKWTTLYISGGRKDKISKGDIAGLFFKQGNLEKEQLGIIELKNDCAFVSVKKEMLDELLPKVNNQKLKKKKVRVSAV, via the coding sequence ATGTCAAATTCTATCAAAAGTCAAAAAGCCATTTTATCAAAACTAGGAATAGAGAAACTCAATGAAATGCAACAAGAAGCACAATTAGCCATTCATTCTTCAGATGAAATAATTTTGCTCTCGCCAACAGGAACAGGAAAAACACTTGCTTTTTTGTTGCCAATTATTGAAAATTTAGATAAAAATATAGAAGAAATACAAGCTCTAATTGTTGTTCCTTCAAGAGAACTTGCCATTCAAATCGAACAAGTAATGCGTGAAATGGGAACAGGATTTAAAGTAAATGCTGTTTATGGAGGACGTGCAGGGTCAAAAGACAGATTAGAAATAAAGCATCGACCAGCCGTTTTGGTAGGAACAATGGGAAGAATTGCCGACCATTTGAGAAGAGAAGCCTTTGAAACAAAATTTATAAAAACACTCGTTTTAGACGAATTTGATAAATCCTTAGAAATAGGATTTGAAGGCGAAATGAAAGAGATTTTGAATATTTTACCAAATATTGATAAAAAAATATTGACTTCTGCCACACAAGGTGTACAGATTCCAAGTTTTGTAGGTTTAAAAAATCCTCTTACGATTGATTATTTGGAAGGAAATACAAAAAGTAGTCAGTTAAAACTCAAATTAGTTATTTCTCCAATAAAAGATAAATTAGAAACACTTTTAGAGTTATTGGCTCATATTGGAAACGAAAATGGAATTATTTTTTGTAATTACAAAGATTCTATTGAAAGAATAAGTAATTTTTTATCAGAAAATGGAATTTCTTATGGGACTTTTTTTGGTGGAATGGAGCAAGTAGAAAGAGAACGAGCTTTGATAAAATTTAGAAATGGAACATATAAAATTTTATTAGCAACTGATTTGGCAGCACGAGGAATTGATGTTCCAGAACTCAATTTTATTATTCATTATCATTTGCCTCAAAGAAATGAAGAATTTACACACCGAAACGGAAGAACGGCTCGTATGAATACCAAAGGAACAGCTTATGTGCTGCATTGTGAAGATGAATATTTGCCAGATTTTATTGATGAATTGAATTTAGATATGGAAAAGCTAACTAAAAAACAGCTTCCAAACTCATCTAAGTGGACAACTTTATATATTTCTGGAGGAAGAAAAGATAAAATTTCGAAAGGCGATATTGCAGGATTATTTTTCAAACAAGGAAATCTTGAAAAAGAACAACTAGGAATAATAGAACTCAAAAATGATTGTGCTTTTGTTTCTGTAAAAAAAGAAATGCTAGATGAGCTTTTGCCAAAAGTAAATAATCAGAAATTGAAGAAGAAGAAAGTTAGGGTTTCGGCGGTTTAA
- a CDS encoding MepB family protein, whose product MSISEKNYSQIENIDKLLFQKLDIELSDIKTEKESQDYFAHTFKLNQQNIRFRKAKITPKKTGQFVAIWKRNKEGITEPFDIKDDFDFYMITTEKEDNFGIFIFSKAILLKKGILSNQDKNGKRGIRVYPIWDETISKQAQKTQKWQLNHFLNLSDNIEADLQKAEKLLLLGKQN is encoded by the coding sequence TTGTCAATCTCAGAAAAAAATTATTCTCAAATTGAGAACATAGACAAATTACTTTTCCAAAAACTAGACATTGAGCTTTCAGATATAAAAACTGAAAAAGAAAGTCAAGATTATTTTGCTCATACTTTCAAACTCAATCAACAAAATATAAGATTTCGAAAAGCTAAAATTACACCTAAAAAAACAGGACAATTTGTAGCTATTTGGAAACGAAATAAAGAAGGAATTACAGAGCCTTTTGATATAAAAGATGACTTTGATTTTTATATGATTACAACTGAAAAGGAAGACAACTTTGGAATATTTATTTTTTCAAAAGCTATTTTACTTAAAAAAGGAATTTTATCAAATCAAGATAAAAACGGAAAACGTGGAATTAGAGTATATCCAATTTGGGATGAAACAATAAGCAAACAAGCTCAAAAAACACAAAAATGGCAATTAAATCATTTTTTAAATCTTTCTGATAATATAGAAGCTGATTTACAAAAAGCTGAAAAATTATTACTTTTAGGAAAACAAAACTAA
- a CDS encoding tetratricopeptide repeat protein translates to MKLFGFEFGNTSKKEKSIKEENQKVPFEQKGGKFPVITQTDKEWVEMSFKGFIETYGLPEKEKAQVLFDKKFFPKSFSAEKLTIPNLIEDLSRLLELDANKIDFVLEKDISDAYGIPYSAENINSSETMITEDGYIICIPNELTKRPNGLLLSLIKEFIRIRLIEGNSGIEQEDDLFSELFIYLTGIYFGFGVIFCQSIISGGYSTDGMWETKWSYVSPMPKEVMTYSLALYCGLVEEENFEWKETVHPTIKLQFEKAMEFLEKYPSSLLNPVELKAIRLIDKSYQEYDKNKFDFAISLLQESLTLTNDSITQIDIYNNIGYFQMRNGDFEKSVTSFEKAIELEPRFGNANDNLAYVYVKLGQLEKAKHYLEEAIATENNELAYHYRNVALYYAAKEETEKAEEYFDMAFREAELPVDLLEFDYALFLFNQNKEEEAMKYLKLAIEKNEPEATEHMKEIKK, encoded by the coding sequence ATGAAACTATTCGGATTCGAATTTGGCAATACATCAAAAAAAGAAAAATCTATCAAAGAAGAGAATCAAAAAGTCCCTTTTGAGCAAAAAGGAGGTAAATTTCCAGTCATTACACAAACAGACAAAGAATGGGTAGAAATGAGTTTTAAAGGATTTATTGAGACTTACGGACTTCCTGAAAAAGAAAAAGCACAAGTTTTGTTTGATAAAAAATTCTTTCCAAAATCATTTAGTGCTGAAAAACTAACTATTCCAAATCTTATAGAAGACTTATCAAGATTATTAGAATTGGATGCTAATAAGATTGATTTTGTTTTAGAAAAAGATATTTCAGATGCTTATGGAATCCCTTATTCAGCAGAAAATATCAATAGTTCTGAAACGATGATTACAGAAGATGGTTATATTATTTGCATTCCGAATGAGCTTACTAAGCGACCAAATGGTCTTTTACTTAGCCTTATAAAAGAGTTTATCAGAATACGTTTGATAGAAGGTAATTCGGGAATTGAGCAAGAAGATGATTTATTTTCAGAGCTATTTATCTATTTAACAGGAATTTACTTTGGTTTTGGAGTTATTTTCTGTCAGAGTATTATTAGTGGTGGCTACTCAACAGATGGTATGTGGGAGACAAAATGGAGCTATGTTTCGCCGATGCCAAAGGAAGTGATGACTTACTCATTGGCTCTTTACTGTGGTTTGGTAGAAGAAGAAAATTTTGAGTGGAAGGAAACGGTACATCCAACTATAAAACTTCAATTTGAGAAAGCAATGGAGTTTTTGGAAAAATATCCTTCTTCATTACTCAATCCAGTAGAATTAAAAGCGATACGTTTGATTGACAAATCATACCAAGAATATGACAAAAATAAATTTGATTTTGCTATCTCTCTCTTACAGGAATCTCTAACACTAACTAATGATTCGATTACACAAATAGACATTTATAATAATATTGGTTATTTTCAGATGAGAAATGGAGATTTTGAAAAAAGTGTAACCAGTTTTGAGAAAGCTATCGAATTAGAACCTAGATTTGGAAATGCAAACGATAATTTGGCGTATGTTTATGTTAAATTGGGGCAGTTAGAAAAAGCAAAGCATTACCTTGAAGAAGCCATTGCAACTGAAAATAATGAGTTAGCTTATCATTATAGAAATGTAGCTTTGTATTATGCAGCAAAAGAAGAAACTGAAAAAGCAGAAGAATATTTCGATATGGCTTTTAGAGAAGCAGAATTACCAGTAGATTTGTTAGAATTCGATTATGCTCTTTTTCTATTTAATCAAAATAAAGAAGAAGAAGCAATGAAGTATTTGAAATTAGCTATTGAAAAAAATGAACCAGAAGCTACTGAGCATATGAAAGAAATAAAAAAATAG